Proteins encoded in a region of the Pirellulaceae bacterium genome:
- a CDS encoding right-handed parallel beta-helix repeat-containing protein, with amino-acid sequence MHRSSRRDFLAVLGASAAGIRGRSAWGADPPQVTHPRATDGDHRYEPEWSERLTVTVGPKSADLVGNDDKVLQAAVDYVARLGGGTVRILPGTYRLRNAVSLPSKLRIIGSGEESVITKISSESVELADDSDWYDQEITLQNQAFRVGDGVVLRAKNPDSGEAIVIKRTLVARSGNRFKLNNGLRKNLWLAGKPTAASLFPLFTSERTADVVIENLTLDGNRENNENLNGNFGGCIFLQDCNRYTLKRVTARNYNGDGISFQICHDVVVENCHCHDNTDLGLHPGSGSQRPLIRNNDLNRNNLGLFWCWGVKYGLATANRIDANRSFGISIGHADTDNVMRNNQITNSGKVGILFRDDARGRDFWPNRNLVEANRIVNSGGANGVAIDIKGKTRDLRIIDNQIRETRAPMHRIGIRIGKQAGEISLKNNLFAGFSRDVDDQRDRS; translated from the coding sequence ATGCATCGATCGAGCCGACGAGATTTTCTGGCAGTGTTGGGAGCATCTGCGGCGGGCATCCGTGGTCGCTCTGCTTGGGGAGCAGACCCCCCACAAGTCACTCATCCTCGTGCGACTGACGGAGATCATCGATACGAACCGGAGTGGTCAGAACGGTTGACTGTCACCGTCGGTCCAAAGTCAGCGGATTTAGTCGGTAACGACGACAAAGTCCTGCAGGCGGCCGTCGACTACGTCGCTCGTTTAGGAGGAGGAACCGTCCGAATCCTGCCTGGTACGTACCGATTGCGCAACGCAGTCTCGTTACCCTCCAAGCTTCGAATTATCGGCTCGGGGGAAGAGAGTGTGATCACGAAAATCAGCTCTGAATCCGTTGAGCTCGCTGATGACTCGGATTGGTACGACCAGGAAATTACGCTACAAAATCAAGCGTTCCGCGTGGGCGACGGCGTCGTCTTACGGGCGAAGAATCCCGATAGTGGTGAAGCCATTGTAATCAAGCGCACCTTGGTCGCTCGATCTGGCAACCGCTTCAAGCTGAATAACGGCTTACGCAAAAACCTTTGGTTAGCAGGCAAACCGACCGCTGCTTCACTTTTCCCACTGTTCACGAGCGAACGGACAGCCGACGTGGTCATCGAAAATCTGACTCTCGATGGCAACCGCGAAAACAATGAGAATCTGAACGGTAATTTCGGGGGCTGCATCTTTCTCCAAGATTGCAATCGATACACTTTGAAACGCGTCACCGCTCGGAACTACAACGGGGACGGCATTAGTTTTCAGATCTGCCATGATGTTGTGGTAGAAAACTGTCACTGTCACGACAATACGGATCTCGGACTGCATCCCGGATCTGGTTCCCAACGGCCGTTGATCCGCAACAACGATTTGAACCGAAACAACCTCGGACTTTTCTGGTGTTGGGGTGTAAAGTACGGCTTGGCGACGGCAAACCGCATCGATGCCAACCGAAGTTTTGGAATTTCGATTGGGCACGCCGATACGGACAATGTGATGCGCAACAACCAAATCACTAATAGCGGAAAGGTTGGCATTCTATTTCGCGATGACGCGCGTGGCCGTGATTTCTGGCCAAATCGCAATTTGGTGGAAGCCAATCGAATTGTGAACAGTGGCGGCGCAAACGGCGTCGCCATTGACATTAAGGGAAAAACCCGAGATCTGCGAATCATCGATAATCAAATCCGCGAAACGCGAGCCCCGATGCACCGGATCGGCATTCGCATTGGAAAACAAGCCGGTGAAATCTCTTTAAAGAATAATCTGTTCGCGGGATTCTCGCGGGATGTGGATGACCAGCGCGATCGTAGTTAG
- a CDS encoding outer membrane beta-barrel protein: MNEADALPSNVITDIANPPIVDQVRFPNPLHNRRELHGSTDGSRANPNADHLFAKFLDRLGEACGPRFDFYGYLDQGFTWNPDNPANRTNGLVLSNYRSNDYLLDAIYLVSERKIDPQLQVFQLGGRIDTVYGTDALFMQTIGLDENIVTPAASRFYKLAFRQAYLNLFLPIGRGASVKIGTFVTPIGNETGYAPANFFYSSLLVDNIQPGTLTGFLAQYPLTDNLRVSFGPNLGWSAFNNINHSISYAGEITWTSTDKKTQIQFDFQDGKQRTEIASGDALTEVASGDALVVYYSLILDRKLGDNWHYIMEHDLMTSNSRSGISEDNYQCYSLANYLIYQINSQWRSAIRVGWLQNDGGRLTGVNPVPLAASGNFYDVTFGFNWQPRHHLRIRPELRYDWQNRDPDSPLPPSYDDYTSVKQWLVACDILLEF, translated from the coding sequence TTGAATGAGGCAGACGCATTACCCTCGAATGTAATAACGGACATTGCCAACCCACCGATCGTGGATCAAGTCCGGTTTCCCAATCCATTGCATAACCGGCGTGAATTACATGGTTCCACTGACGGCTCACGAGCAAATCCGAACGCTGATCATCTATTTGCCAAGTTTCTAGACCGATTGGGTGAAGCGTGTGGTCCGCGTTTCGATTTCTATGGTTATCTTGATCAAGGCTTTACTTGGAACCCAGATAATCCGGCCAATCGTACAAATGGCCTTGTGCTTAGCAACTATCGATCGAATGACTACTTGCTGGACGCAATCTATTTGGTTTCCGAACGAAAGATCGATCCCCAACTTCAAGTCTTTCAATTGGGCGGTCGCATTGACACAGTTTACGGCACCGATGCTCTATTCATGCAAACAATTGGACTGGATGAGAACATCGTCACACCAGCGGCCAGCCGCTTCTACAAGTTGGCCTTTCGCCAAGCCTATCTAAATCTGTTTCTTCCCATCGGGCGGGGTGCCAGTGTGAAGATTGGTACGTTTGTGACGCCGATTGGCAACGAAACCGGATACGCTCCGGCGAACTTTTTTTACTCAAGTCTCTTGGTGGACAACATTCAGCCTGGCACCTTGACTGGATTTCTTGCTCAATATCCGTTAACTGACAACTTGCGTGTCAGCTTTGGGCCGAACTTAGGCTGGAGTGCTTTCAACAACATCAACCACTCCATCAGTTACGCAGGCGAAATCACCTGGACATCAACAGACAAAAAGACACAAATCCAATTTGATTTCCAGGATGGCAAACAGAGAACAGAAATTGCCTCAGGAGACGCACTCACAGAAGTTGCCTCAGGAGACGCACTCGTCGTCTATTACTCTCTGATTCTGGATCGGAAGCTTGGCGACAATTGGCATTACATCATGGAACATGATTTGATGACCAGCAACTCGCGTAGCGGCATTTCCGAAGACAATTATCAATGCTACTCACTTGCGAATTATCTGATCTACCAAATCAACAGCCAATGGCGATCTGCAATTCGCGTTGGCTGGCTGCAAAACGACGGAGGGCGTCTGACCGGTGTAAATCCCGTTCCGCTGGCCGCTTCAGGTAATTTCTACGATGTCACCTTTGGCTTTAACTGGCAGCCACGGCACCATCTGCGGATTCGCCCGGAACTGCGATACGATTGGCAGAACCGAGACCCCGACTCACCGCTTCCCCCTTCTTATGACGACTACACGTCAGTTAAACAATGGCTGGTCGCCTGTGACATTCTGTTAGAATTCTAG
- a CDS encoding PA14 domain-containing protein, giving the protein MVIVFLLGVSGYGQNANCEDPVQAPFGVDGSWNVYQACYETSKWSEAYDSALAADFDGVPGTLASIHSAVENRFVHGLVGTDQHVWIGLSDRVGVAPNASEGKFAWVSGEPLTFVNWRRGQPNNSGNSEDAIYLFRNDSDWSDDESGFASGQPLPDSESRDETRGKRYASVIEFSTNSTSPYPGIKAFHSLLPRSPLDGPSGSQGSWGVIDYYGGLDLEGPIQDVLGALMGIQAGTKAAESIAVQLPTLTVADPEQPGAKSPQLKLDFDAGLFPYPSDNLTGAADDDNMISVAHGQLRPQEDGVYTFQVQSSEGFAMRVRGVQVREVVGTGTTDPYDAETVFHAGNTENSSVRATYEMKAGQVYDVEFVSWEREGAAFYEVAVQIGDVINDPKLNPQWIALGDATRVPAMEQLPVARLTDPLRVVNMNRIDEFDQEIEFAREIILSNLDNPDAESNDVRRFQFDDSNRDPAGCPFGDFNHDGEAPQWPNTSGNRDNFASGIFGSLQVDDGDEVANESIEVSFYVASDDRSSFRIIGQSFADVSNEFFLELDGDDAIASDQNGCQNSYTGVITLKEGVDYPFEGIHVEKSGDAGMQVLAAIGDHVESFKPADFSLLQMDPIRFSPNVGLQLVADGNGMVGDYNQNGELDAEDLDLQAAAIAVNDLQYDLNDDAMVDLEDRILWVRDLRNTWIGDANLDGEFNSSDFVSVFTTGRFETGEAASWSHGDWNGDGLFTTSDFVVAFQGQGFEAGPRPNAEIVPEPASSSVAVLGLIWLVLGAAKQRKRVAEK; this is encoded by the coding sequence ATGGTGATTGTGTTCTTGTTGGGAGTTTCTGGTTATGGACAGAACGCCAACTGCGAGGATCCTGTACAAGCACCGTTTGGTGTTGATGGCAGCTGGAATGTTTATCAGGCGTGTTACGAGACTTCCAAATGGTCGGAAGCTTATGATTCGGCATTGGCAGCCGACTTCGATGGTGTTCCAGGCACGTTGGCTTCAATCCATAGCGCTGTGGAAAACCGTTTTGTGCATGGGCTGGTCGGTACTGACCAGCATGTATGGATTGGCCTCTCCGATCGCGTTGGCGTGGCACCAAACGCCAGCGAAGGTAAGTTTGCCTGGGTGAGCGGCGAGCCGTTGACGTTTGTGAATTGGCGGCGAGGGCAACCCAACAACTCTGGTAACAGTGAAGACGCGATTTATCTCTTTCGCAATGACTCGGATTGGAGCGATGACGAGTCGGGATTTGCAAGTGGGCAGCCGCTGCCGGACTCCGAATCGCGAGATGAAACTCGTGGTAAGCGTTACGCGTCTGTGATCGAATTCAGTACGAATTCAACATCGCCTTATCCTGGTATTAAAGCGTTTCATTCCCTCTTGCCCCGCAGTCCGTTGGATGGTCCGTCAGGCTCTCAGGGGAGCTGGGGAGTGATCGATTATTACGGCGGTCTCGATTTGGAGGGCCCGATCCAGGATGTCCTTGGTGCGTTGATGGGAATTCAGGCCGGAACCAAGGCGGCCGAATCGATTGCAGTCCAGTTGCCAACTTTGACGGTGGCTGACCCGGAACAGCCAGGTGCGAAAAGTCCGCAGCTGAAGCTCGATTTTGATGCCGGACTGTTTCCTTATCCGTCCGATAATTTGACCGGGGCAGCCGACGATGACAACATGATCAGCGTGGCACACGGCCAGCTCCGCCCTCAGGAGGACGGAGTTTATACCTTCCAGGTCCAATCCAGCGAGGGTTTCGCGATGCGGGTTCGAGGTGTGCAGGTGCGAGAAGTGGTCGGAACCGGAACCACGGATCCGTATGATGCAGAGACAGTTTTTCACGCCGGCAATACCGAGAACAGCAGCGTCCGCGCGACCTACGAAATGAAGGCAGGCCAGGTATATGATGTTGAGTTCGTGAGTTGGGAGCGTGAAGGTGCTGCCTTCTACGAGGTGGCTGTACAGATCGGGGATGTGATTAACGATCCTAAGCTTAATCCGCAGTGGATCGCCTTAGGGGATGCAACCCGTGTACCGGCTATGGAGCAGCTTCCGGTTGCCAGGCTGACGGATCCCTTGCGTGTGGTCAATATGAATCGAATCGACGAATTTGATCAAGAAATCGAATTTGCGCGGGAAATAATTCTGTCCAACCTCGACAACCCGGATGCCGAGTCGAATGATGTGAGGCGGTTTCAATTTGACGACTCAAATCGGGATCCGGCTGGCTGTCCATTTGGGGATTTCAATCACGATGGCGAAGCGCCGCAATGGCCGAACACGTCCGGTAATCGCGATAATTTTGCCAGTGGTATCTTTGGGTCATTGCAAGTTGATGATGGTGATGAAGTCGCCAACGAATCGATAGAAGTCTCTTTCTACGTGGCTTCCGATGATCGGAGCAGTTTTCGAATCATCGGTCAGAGTTTTGCAGATGTGTCCAACGAATTCTTTCTTGAATTGGATGGTGATGATGCCATCGCTTCCGATCAAAACGGTTGCCAGAACAGCTATACCGGGGTGATTACTCTCAAGGAAGGAGTGGACTACCCGTTTGAAGGTATCCATGTCGAAAAAAGCGGGGATGCAGGCATGCAAGTTTTGGCTGCAATCGGTGATCATGTTGAATCTTTCAAACCAGCCGACTTTTCGCTTTTACAGATGGATCCGATTCGGTTTTCTCCCAATGTGGGACTGCAATTAGTGGCCGATGGGAATGGCATGGTTGGTGACTACAATCAGAATGGAGAGCTAGACGCTGAAGATCTTGATTTGCAGGCTGCGGCAATCGCGGTTAATGATCTGCAGTATGATTTGAATGATGATGCAATGGTCGACCTGGAGGATCGAATTCTGTGGGTCCGAGATCTACGCAATACATGGATAGGCGATGCCAATCTGGACGGTGAATTCAACAGCTCTGATTTTGTGAGTGTCTTTACGACGGGCCGGTTTGAAACGGGCGAAGCTGCATCGTGGTCGCACGGCGACTGGAATGGCGATGGCTTGTTTACCACGAGTGATTTCGTGGTTGCCTTTCAAGGCCAAGGTTTTGAGGCGGGGCCTCGTCCCAACGCCGAAATCGTTCCCGAACCTGCCAGTTCGTCAGTCGCAGTTCTCGGTCTGATTTGGCTTGTGCTTGGCGCCGCAAAACAGCGAAAAAGAGTTGCCGAAAAATAA
- a CDS encoding DUF1501 domain-containing protein encodes MRSFSDLKVMASHGLASHGLPNPLIRVGSRRWFLQTSAAGFGSLSLPPLLNLQSTAQASSNPQDPKDGERKAVILFWLSGGPSHIDMWDPKPTAPSEIRGPYRTIPTRLPGVRLSEHLPRQASIADKLSIIRSVDCRASDHTPITMQTGNPLARRTNDGRDGDGYPAMGSVASRFRGANDTHMPPFVGLANSWSSDVWEAGKMGNQYAPVKGHKLNGRFGMPAGINVKHLQDRDRLRQALDRFDRRVDNNRTLDRVDRFTRQAYEMVKSGKVQRAFDLGAESTTTREAYGSTSIGEKALLARRLVEAGVTFVLVSGAWGYFDHHGDNVRWGGIQKGLTPLLPRVDQVIFALVNDLESRGLLDNTLVMMMGEFGRSPMINKDAGRDHWTNVMSMIMAGGGLNHGQVIGSTDSHGGAIASSPVRPQDLAATTYKHLGVDLNAHWTDPTGRPVPIVVEGGRPIPELA; translated from the coding sequence ATGCGATCATTCTCCGACCTCAAAGTGATGGCATCCCACGGACTAGCATCCCACGGACTACCCAATCCGCTAATCCGTGTGGGATCTCGCCGTTGGTTTCTGCAAACGAGCGCAGCAGGATTCGGCAGTTTGTCTCTACCGCCACTGCTCAATTTGCAGTCGACGGCCCAGGCATCCTCGAATCCTCAAGACCCTAAGGATGGCGAGCGGAAAGCAGTCATCCTGTTCTGGTTATCCGGGGGTCCGAGCCATATCGACATGTGGGATCCCAAGCCAACGGCTCCCAGCGAAATCCGTGGTCCCTATCGAACCATCCCGACTCGACTTCCCGGAGTTCGTCTGAGCGAGCACCTTCCACGCCAGGCGTCAATTGCCGACAAATTGTCGATCATCCGCTCAGTCGACTGCCGAGCGAGTGACCACACGCCGATTACCATGCAGACGGGCAATCCACTGGCACGGCGTACCAATGACGGTCGGGACGGCGATGGCTACCCGGCCATGGGTTCCGTCGCTTCCAGATTCCGCGGCGCAAACGATACACACATGCCGCCTTTCGTAGGTCTCGCCAACAGTTGGAGCTCCGATGTTTGGGAAGCGGGCAAGATGGGGAATCAATACGCGCCCGTCAAAGGTCATAAATTGAATGGTCGCTTTGGAATGCCGGCGGGAATCAACGTCAAGCATCTACAAGATCGCGATCGATTACGCCAGGCGCTGGATCGATTTGACCGCCGCGTCGACAACAATCGAACCCTGGACCGTGTCGATCGCTTTACTCGACAAGCCTACGAGATGGTAAAATCGGGCAAGGTGCAACGAGCATTCGATCTTGGCGCCGAGTCGACAACCACGCGCGAAGCATATGGATCAACAAGTATCGGTGAGAAAGCGCTACTTGCACGAAGACTTGTCGAAGCCGGTGTTACCTTTGTGCTCGTAAGCGGTGCTTGGGGTTACTTTGACCACCATGGCGACAACGTTCGTTGGGGTGGAATCCAGAAGGGACTCACCCCACTTTTACCACGAGTCGACCAAGTAATTTTCGCGCTGGTCAACGATCTCGAATCGCGAGGACTGTTAGACAACACACTCGTGATGATGATGGGAGAATTTGGACGATCACCGATGATCAACAAGGATGCGGGTCGCGATCATTGGACAAACGTGATGTCAATGATCATGGCCGGCGGTGGACTCAATCACGGACAGGTGATTGGCTCGACGGATTCGCACGGGGGTGCAATTGCGAGCAGTCCGGTACGACCCCAAGATCTCGCGGCGACAACCTACAAGCATTTGGGCGTTGACCTGAACGCCCATTGGACCGATCCTACCGGTCGCCCTGTACCGATTGTTGTTGAGGGTGGTCGACCGATTCCTGAATTAGCTTGA